One part of the Salinivirga cyanobacteriivorans genome encodes these proteins:
- a CDS encoding ABC transporter ATP-binding protein produces MVGNEIHIKLKKLSVGYNAGRNKRTIIPCINLEAPRGSLIALVGANGTGKSTLLKTLAGLQPPLQGDIEIQGRPLHDYGRPELARKLSFVGTHYDMHSMMRVHQVVSYGRYPYTNIVGKLHETDREQIRKAMHDTGIFHLRDAFVGEISDGEKQRVLIARSLAQDTDIILLDEPTAFLDVRNKFEVLHLLGKLAHERQKIILFSSHDLQIVLGTADLLWFIDQKKIIQGLPEELVLKNTINELFRHSEVFFDPEENEFRIQRQHKFTVNLKGTGALFKWTQRALDRLHIKTGSREGLPEITIEEQNGEIAWIVSYKEKTQRFQALEDLIKYLYSLGLK; encoded by the coding sequence ATGGTAGGAAACGAAATACATATCAAACTCAAAAAATTGTCTGTCGGCTACAATGCGGGTAGAAACAAACGCACCATTATTCCATGTATTAACCTTGAAGCACCACGCGGCAGCTTAATTGCATTGGTAGGTGCCAATGGAACCGGAAAAAGCACCTTATTAAAGACACTCGCCGGGTTGCAACCACCATTGCAGGGCGATATTGAAATTCAGGGAAGGCCACTACATGATTACGGAAGGCCCGAGCTGGCCCGCAAACTCAGCTTTGTTGGCACCCACTACGACATGCATTCCATGATGCGTGTCCACCAGGTTGTAAGTTACGGACGCTACCCCTACACCAACATTGTGGGTAAGTTACATGAAACAGACCGGGAACAAATTCGCAAAGCCATGCACGATACCGGTATTTTTCACTTGCGTGATGCCTTTGTGGGCGAAATATCTGATGGTGAAAAACAGCGCGTGCTTATTGCAAGAAGCCTTGCACAAGATACCGACATTATTCTGCTGGACGAACCAACAGCTTTTCTTGATGTGCGCAACAAATTTGAGGTATTACACTTACTTGGCAAACTTGCGCATGAGCGACAAAAAATTATTCTTTTTTCCTCACACGACCTACAAATTGTGTTAGGCACAGCCGATCTGTTATGGTTTATCGATCAAAAAAAAATCATACAGGGACTACCCGAAGAACTCGTGCTCAAAAATACCATCAACGAATTGTTCCGGCACAGTGAGGTCTTCTTCGATCCGGAAGAAAATGAATTTAGAATACAGCGGCAACATAAGTTCACAGTCAACCTAAAAGGTACAGGAGCTCTTTTTAAGTGGACACAGCGGGCGCTTGACAGGCTACACATTAAAACAGGCTCCCGGGAAGGGCTCCCTGAAATAACCATAGAAGAGCAAAATGGGGAAATTGCATGGATCGTATCATATAAAGAAAAGACACAACGGTTTCAGGCGCTGGAAGATCTTATCAAATATTTGTACAGCCTTGGATTAAAGTAA
- a CDS encoding iron ABC transporter permease: MNQTQKIILISVITVALFIADLLLGSVIIPLPDFWELINDKSSNDFLHTILFNFRFPRALTAVAAGMALSVSGLIMQTVFRNPLAGPFVLGISSGASLGVALIIIGFQTFGWFSRLAVLSNWTVVTAALLGSGLLLLLLLLVSTRVKDIMTILILGILFSSSVSALVSIMQYFSPEGALKSYVIWTMGNLGNVTGGQLQILWLATGAGVLIALLNGKGLNIMLLGEHYAQTTGVNIFVFRLFIFLATSLLAGAVTAFCGPIGFIGIAVPHVVRLVFKSTNHFILIPGTLLAGAAIMLMSDIVAHLPGSDRILPINSITALLGIPIVVWIIFRNRHLSQVF; the protein is encoded by the coding sequence AGTAATAATACCTTTACCTGATTTTTGGGAATTGATAAATGATAAAAGCTCCAACGATTTTTTACATACCATTTTATTCAATTTTCGTTTTCCACGTGCACTGACTGCGGTGGCAGCAGGTATGGCACTGTCGGTTAGCGGATTAATTATGCAAACTGTTTTTCGAAATCCACTGGCAGGACCATTTGTACTGGGCATTAGCAGTGGAGCAAGTTTAGGGGTAGCCTTAATTATTATCGGCTTTCAGACATTTGGTTGGTTTAGCCGGCTTGCTGTTTTATCAAACTGGACCGTAGTTACAGCAGCACTCCTGGGCAGCGGGTTGCTGTTATTGCTTCTTTTATTGGTTTCCACCCGCGTAAAAGACATCATGACCATCCTGATTCTGGGCATACTCTTTAGCAGTTCGGTTTCGGCATTGGTAAGTATAATGCAGTATTTTTCACCCGAAGGCGCCCTTAAATCATATGTAATTTGGACAATGGGGAACCTTGGAAATGTTACGGGAGGACAATTACAGATATTATGGCTTGCTACCGGTGCCGGCGTACTCATTGCCCTGCTCAATGGAAAAGGATTAAATATTATGCTTCTGGGAGAACACTACGCCCAAACCACAGGCGTTAATATTTTTGTATTCCGGTTGTTTATTTTCCTTGCCACAAGTTTACTGGCTGGCGCTGTAACAGCATTTTGCGGGCCAATTGGATTCATTGGGATTGCCGTACCACATGTTGTAAGACTCGTTTTTAAATCGACCAATCACTTCATACTTATTCCGGGCACATTACTGGCCGGGGCCGCCATTATGCTCATGAGCGACATTGTGGCTCATTTACCAGGCTCCGACCGTATATTACCCATCAACAGCATAACGGCACTTTTAGGGATACCAATTGTAGTTTGGATCATATTCCGTAACCGACATCTAAGCCAGGTATTTTAA
- a CDS encoding S41 family peptidase gives MKIKTAILLTLALTLLALAPIKAQLFDDEIYKFARSFNIIDKYYVDSVDRSDLAETAIIKMLEDLDPHSIYISKEDLKKMNEPLEGSFDGIGIQFNILRDTLLVVATITGGPSEKVGLMAGDQIIKVDGENIAGVGLSNSDVFDLLRGKRGTKVEVTIRRRGVQKPLDFTITRGKIPINSLDAAYKINKKTVYIKLNRFSATTMNEYHEHLEQLGMQSIENIVLDLTNNGGGYLKTAIDLADEFLKDDDLIVYTEGLKTKREDYSATSGGEFKEGKVVIMIDEGSASASEIVSGAVQDWDRGIIVGRRSFGKGLVQKPFGLPDGSAMRLTVARYHTPTGRVIQKPYDNGVKDYHRDILKRYEGGEFMHKDSIDFPDSLQYKTLRKQRTVFGGGGIMPDIFVPIDTTHYSDYYRDLMRKGIFNQYVLTEINRDRKKLLKKYPDFASFKANYKMPEDLFEGLIAYGKENNTEPTKEEMERSEPAIKQQLKALVARTLYGYHEYFELINPLDPIYKKAVDIISNDQKYNEILQKKNY, from the coding sequence ATGAAAATAAAAACCGCCATATTATTAACCCTGGCTTTAACATTGTTGGCTTTAGCACCAATAAAAGCGCAGCTTTTTGATGATGAGATATACAAATTTGCCCGTTCATTTAATATAATTGACAAATACTATGTTGACTCAGTAGACAGGAGTGACCTGGCAGAGACAGCAATTATAAAAATGCTGGAAGACCTTGATCCGCATTCAATTTACATCTCAAAAGAAGACCTAAAAAAGATGAACGAGCCGCTGGAAGGCAGCTTCGATGGAATTGGAATACAGTTTAACATATTACGCGACACACTTTTAGTAGTGGCGACCATTACCGGTGGGCCATCGGAAAAGGTTGGGCTCATGGCCGGCGACCAGATCATAAAAGTTGACGGGGAAAACATAGCCGGAGTAGGTCTTTCTAATTCAGATGTATTTGACTTGTTAAGAGGAAAACGAGGAACAAAAGTAGAAGTAACAATTAGACGCAGAGGAGTACAAAAACCGCTCGATTTCACCATTACGCGAGGCAAAATACCAATAAACTCCCTCGATGCAGCCTATAAAATTAACAAGAAAACGGTATACATAAAACTTAACCGCTTCTCTGCCACCACAATGAATGAATACCATGAGCATCTTGAGCAGCTGGGTATGCAAAGTATCGAAAACATTGTACTTGACTTAACTAACAATGGTGGGGGTTACTTAAAAACAGCCATTGACCTGGCAGATGAATTCTTAAAAGACGACGACCTCATTGTGTACACCGAAGGATTAAAAACCAAAAGGGAAGACTATAGCGCCACCAGCGGAGGCGAATTTAAGGAAGGTAAGGTCGTAATTATGATTGATGAAGGCTCAGCCTCTGCCAGTGAGATTGTAAGTGGAGCAGTACAAGACTGGGATCGCGGTATAATTGTGGGGCGGCGCTCTTTTGGAAAAGGCCTTGTGCAAAAACCTTTTGGACTGCCTGACGGATCAGCGATGCGACTCACTGTAGCCCGTTACCACACACCAACCGGCAGGGTTATTCAAAAACCCTACGACAATGGCGTAAAAGACTATCATCGTGATATTTTAAAACGTTACGAAGGTGGTGAATTCATGCACAAAGACAGCATTGACTTCCCTGACTCCCTGCAATACAAAACATTAAGAAAACAACGCACTGTATTTGGAGGAGGAGGCATTATGCCCGACATATTTGTACCAATAGATACAACCCATTACAGCGACTATTATCGTGACCTTATGCGAAAGGGCATTTTCAATCAGTATGTGCTTACAGAAATAAACCGGGATCGTAAAAAATTACTAAAAAAATATCCTGATTTCGCTTCATTCAAGGCCAATTACAAAATGCCAGAAGACCTTTTTGAAGGACTAATTGCATATGGCAAAGAAAATAATACTGAACCCACAAAAGAGGAGATGGAACGTTCAGAACCAGCCATAAAACAGCAGCTCAAAGCACTGGTAGCGCGCACCCTCTATGGATATCATGAATACTTTGAACTCATTAACCCTCTGGACCCTATTTATAAAAAAGCTGTGGATATTATCTCTAACGATCAAAAATACAACGAGATACTCCAGAAGAAGAATTATTAA